GGGCGATTTGATGAGCGTCTGCCATCAACACGTCAATGAAGTGCCGGACAGCCCGCGGACGCTCAACCCGGATTTGCCAATCGAACTCGAGGCGTTGATTCTCAAATTGCTCGAAAAAACGCCCGAGCGCCGTTATCAAGCTGCAGCAGAGGTGTTGCTGGCGCTCGCTGAGTTCCCGAGGCGGCAGAGCCAGCCGGGACTCATCTATTCCCAGCCGACGCTGCCGGTAACGCCCAAGCCCGCCACGACTCCCGCACTGACGCCAGTGGCGCCACCCATCGCCACGACTCCTGCGCCGGCACCCGCCACAAACTCCAACCGCCGGCTTTGGCCCGCCATTTCGTTTGTGGGAATCGCGGCCATTGCCTTGGTGATTGCGCTGGTCTATTTCTTTCGCAAGCCTCAACCCGAAGCGCGGCCGCCGCAGCCAGCTTCGAGCACGGCCCATTCGCAGATCCCCACCAGCCTGCCGGCAGCAACGCCGTTGCAAACGGGCCGCCTCGAAATCCGGAGTATTCCAGAAGGCGCAATGATTCAGATCGACGGCCTCAACCAGGATCGCAAGACGCCCGCGCGTTTCGACAGCCTGCGGCCGGGACGTTATCTTGTGAGTTTGCATCTGCCGGGTTTTCAAGTGTGGCGCGAGGCCGTGACGATCGAAAGGCAGGGCACCGCCATGCTGTCAGCAGCGCTGGTTGCTGTGACGGCACGGCCCGCGGTGACCAATGTTAGGCTGCGCATCATTTCCCGGCCGCCGAGTGAAATCTATCTCGACGGCGTCAGCCTCGGCAAACCCGTCACCGGCATGATCACCGTACCGGTCACTCCCGGGCCGCATGAGCTGCAATTCAAGCTGGTCGCTTACCCGGCTGTCAACCGCCGCCTTGTCGTGAAAGCGGAAGAATCCCAGGAATTCGCCATTGATTTGTTGGGAGAAATCAGCCTGCAAGCATTCGATGAAGCCGGCGATCCGGTGTTCGGCGCCGTCTTTTTGAATGGACAGCAAGCCGATTGGAAGCCGGATGGCTCGCGCCAGCGCGTGCTCATCGGCGACTATGAAATCACCGTCAGGAGCTTTGGTTTTGTGATGGCCGAGCCTTCCAAAAAAGTCAGTGTGCGCGGCGGTGAATACCAGCCCATTGTCATTCAAATGAAGAGAGAGTAGCGCCCCCACACTCCCGCCAACCCCCGCTCCGTTTCAAGTCCTCGAAATCTGGTGGCCGCCGGAATTCCGCAGTCTCGTTGAGCCGCAAGTACTATCGCGGATATACAAATTACCTTCGCGATGAGAACTGTGCTGCGCTGATGTAAACTCTGTCTGCCAACCCTCAGCAGCCCTCATGATCATCTCCTGATCGAAATCACCTTGCCCAGGTTATGGCTGGTCGATTGCATTCACCTACCACGAGCCACCGGCTCGAACCCGCCAGGCGGGGACTGAATGATCAATTCACTCAACAATTTTGTGCACCTTGAAGCAAATCTCAACCCGGCCAGTTGCATGCGATGGTCTTGCGTCAAAACTGGCGGTGTGCCGCAACTCCGGACTTCGACTTACGATCACGATTTAGTGCCGGTGTTTTCCTTTTGAACCGGCAACTGCCGGCGAGCCGGTCGCGTGCTTGCGGCCGGCCATGCCACCAAGGGGCATGCGCAGAATGCCTGACATGCTGCGAATCACTCAGCAAACGAATCTACAGGACAAGAGGTATGTCTCGTTACACAGGATGCCAGCGGTTTCTTCAGGTGGCGCTTTCGAGTCTGCTGCTGATTCTCTGCCTCGGCGGCCGCGGTCTGGCGCAGACCGGCGCAACGCTCGCTACAACGACAACGGCCGAGTACAAAAAGTCCAACCAGAGCAAAATCTTCTTTCATGGCGGCGTCTGGTGGGCGCTGGCCTTCCATGAGGGCCAGGCCACCTGGTATATCTGGAAATACAACGGCACCTCCTGGAGCCGCACGAACAAGCTCGAGAAGAGCACGAGTTACCTTCCTGATGTTGTGCTCGATGCCGCGCACGACAAGCTCTATGTGTTCAGCTCGCATCACACCCAGCCCAAACTCCGGCGCTACACCTACTCCGCCGGCACGTGGACGATCGATCCCGGCTTCCCCAAAAAGATTTTCACGGATTTTGTCAACCTCGACCACAGTAATCCGGTCAGCATGACACGGGCGAAGAACGGTGATCTGTGGATCTTTCGCGTGGACAGCAGCCGGCTGCAGGCGAAGCGTTCTTCCGACGCCGGTGTGACCTGGGGCAACGTGACCACGATCAAGTCGAATCTCAATGACCCCAAGGGCACAGCCGATGCCGTGGCTTTCACCACCGCCGGCGGCAATTATGTCGGCGTGGGCTATGGCGAAGCGGGCAATGGCACGCGACGCTTCGGGTTCTTTCTCCATCGCGACGGCGATCCTGACAACGTGTGGAGCGACGAGTCTGCGCAGGTGATGCCCCTCGGCACGGAGAACGCGCAAAACAACCTGTGCATGGCAGTGGATGGCGGAAACAACGTCTACATGTTTGTGCGCACGAACAGCGGCGGTCCGAGCGATCCGCGCAACACCCTCTACAAACGCAATGCGAACGGCACCTGGTCGGCTTTTGTCGTCAACGCAGTGAATTCGAATGTTGCCTGGCAATCGCCCGCGATTGCCATTGACGGCGAGAATGGCAGGCTCTATCTGTTGGGCCGCAATGTCCCCAGCAATATTGTCGAATACAAGACCGCCCTCATCGGCCAGGAGCATACCCTGGCCGCGGCCTCCATTCAGACGGCATTGGCGAATGGCACGCAGGCATTCAGCGACTTGAGCGTACCCGCCGGCTTGCTGGACTCGAACACGGATTTGTTGATCACCGCCGATAACATCACCGCCAACGACATCTGGTTCAACAAGCTTGATATCACCGCCGGCAGTGCGCCGGTTGTGGTTGACTCGGCGAAGGTCAATCCGCAAACGACAGCCACAGCGGGAGAATACACAATCGCATTCACCACCGGCGTTTCCGGCGGTTTGGCGGCCGGCAACGGCACGATCACGGTGAGTTGGCCCGAGGGCACGACGGTCCCCGCAACGATTGACGCCGCGCATGTCACCGTGAATGGCGTTGCGGCGAGCACAGTCTCGACCAATCCCGGCGCCCGCCAAGCCACGGTCACGGTGGTGGCCGAGGTAGCGGCTAGTGCCAGTGTCACGCTGGTGTTTGCGAGCGCCGCCAACATCCTCAATCCTGCGGCGCCGGCAAACTACACCCTGCAGGTTGCGACGAGCGCGCAGCCATTGCCGGCCAATTCACCGGCATATGCCATCGTCTCTCCGCTAACGGTCGGCAATGTCACCGTGACACCGCATTTCACTTTGAACACGGCGGAGTATACCATCCCGATGGCGCTTGGTTCTGCCGGCGCGCTGCTCGCCGGCGCCGGCCAAATCAGCGTAATCTGGCCCGCAGGCACGACGGTGCCGCCGGCGATTCTGAATTCGAGCGTCAAAGTCAACGGCGTGACCGCCTCAGTTGTGGCGAGTGACAGCGCACTGCGGCAGGCCACGGTCACCGTGCCGGCCAGCTTTGGCGCCGGCGAGAGTGTGACGCTGGTGTTCCTGACCACCGCTGATGTCGCCAATCCTTCGGTCGCCGGAAACTATACCTTGCAGGTCGAAACCACGGCGGAACCTACACCGGTGGTGTCGCAGGCGTACACCATCGATCCTGCCACGCCGGTGACGATTTCCGCCGTCACGGTGGCGCCGGACACCGCGGGAGCGCTTGCTGCCTACACCATTGCGATCATGCTGGGCGAGGGCGGCGGACTGGCAGCCAACAGCGGCACGATCACGATCACCTGGCCTGAGGGCACGCAGGTGCCGGCGAACATCAATAGCAGTGCCGTCACGGTAAATGGTATGGCGGCATATGCCGTCACCGCTTCAGCGGCGCAGCGGCAGGCAACGGTAACGGTGCCGGCCAGCCTCGCGGACGGCGCGAGCGTGAGTATCGTGTTCACGCCGAGCGTGGGCCTCATCAATCCCGGCACCGAAGGCCAGTACGCTTTGACCGCACACACCAGCACGCAACTTCCCGAAGCGACCTCGCCTGCTTACACCATCAATCCCGTCGCGCCGCCGGCGCCCGGCACCGGCCGGCCGGTCACCGGCACAGGTGATGGCCTGGCCCGGCCGAATCAAAGCCGCACGTTTTATCACGGCGGTTACTGGTGGCTCGCGGCCCTCAACAAGGCCGATCAGCGCTGGAAGCTGT
The window above is part of the bacterium genome. Proteins encoded here:
- a CDS encoding protein kinase; translated protein: MASLVGRILGSGRYEILELYGKGAFAEVYRGRQLNLNRDVAVKVLNEASTRDESLVRRFHQEAAAVARFDHPNIIKIFDHGQEGQVHYYVMNFLPRTLRSLLHPNRPLPVEIVLQIASQLAAALAYAHSIVNNFVHRDLKPENVMLDQSHNAVLSDFGLIRGDELARLTVGDSVIGTPTYMSPEQIRGKALDPRSDLYALGVLLFECATGSPPFKGDLMSVCHQHVNEVPDSPRTLNPDLPIELEALILKLLEKTPERRYQAAAEVLLALAEFPRRQSQPGLIYSQPTLPVTPKPATTPALTPVAPPIATTPAPAPATNSNRRLWPAISFVGIAAIALVIALVYFFRKPQPEARPPQPASSTAHSQIPTSLPAATPLQTGRLEIRSIPEGAMIQIDGLNQDRKTPARFDSLRPGRYLVSLHLPGFQVWREAVTIERQGTAMLSAALVAVTARPAVTNVRLRIISRPPSEIYLDGVSLGKPVTGMITVPVTPGPHELQFKLVAYPAVNRRLVVKAEESQEFAIDLLGEISLQAFDEAGDPVFGAVFLNGQQADWKPDGSRQRVLIGDYEITVRSFGFVMAEPSKKVSVRGGEYQPIVIQMKRE